One Dioscorea cayenensis subsp. rotundata cultivar TDr96_F1 chromosome 15, TDr96_F1_v2_PseudoChromosome.rev07_lg8_w22 25.fasta, whole genome shotgun sequence genomic region harbors:
- the LOC120277797 gene encoding LOW QUALITY PROTEIN: uncharacterized protein LOC120277797 (The sequence of the model RefSeq protein was modified relative to this genomic sequence to represent the inferred CDS: substituted 1 base at 1 genomic stop codon) codes for MLIFKVMAPLVAGVVFLSVTFRYSIAADTLNPNQPLRDGQTLVSAKETFALGFFSPGESKHRYVGIWYNKLPGGQTTTVVWVANRSSPLSGTNGSLELNGNGTMTINSMVFLPMSSVTLDNPVAQLLDDGNFVIREANSSEFAWQSFDYPTDTLLSGMKLGWDLRTGLNRNLTSWRSKDDASPGSYVLSIDLEGIPQINVWSGSTKKWRSGPWTGGVKFSNLEEMPLPYSLRFGFVDNKDEVYYMFNTTGTKLVCRVLLDPSGMTKHFVWIESTGMWNINLFMNYPVNQCQEYSRCGPYGMCAIDVWPICRCLQGFKPKSPQEWPTMDASFSCERLTALNCKNRSDGFMTVTLASLPETSNAILYPNISLNECRGRCLKNCLCTGYATANISGAGHGCIIWVTELIDLRMSSHPTQDIFVRLAAADLAPISNKSSEKYQSKSVVLIIVFSMVALIIPLIYFCSWGKKKMIHKDIRGNGEFELVQLQWSTLMEATHNFAKTNILGEGGFGLVYKGKLADGREIAIKRLSWNSTQGINEFENELTFIAKLQHRNLVRLLGYCIKGDEKILVYEYMPNGSLDAFLFDSEKKDHLEWQTRFHIIEGIARGLLYLHQDSRLRIIHRDLKASNILLDIEMNPKISDFGLARNFGDRETMIKTRKVVGTYGYMAPEYALDGVFSMKSDVFSFGVLILEIISGQRNRVFLSSPHLYLLGKAWRLWNDGKGLDLLDPLIGNSFSMTQVMRCINIGLLCVQEKPEDRPIMSSVVIMLGNDDAPLLEPKEPGFKAIFSPKHDAALNQNELHTFNDITLTEQIGRYQRPLGQLAWGPLRKLIPIHLLVKLNMSMMRRSIIMAQLLSQLVFLLAIFHYSIATDTLNPNQSLHDSQILVSAKETFSLGFFSPGGSKNRYVGIWYNKLPRSQTTIVWVANRQSPLSDTNGSLELNGNGTLTINSMIFLPMPTVTLTNPVAQLLDDANFVIREANSSEFAWQSFDYPTDTLLSGMKLGWDLTTGLNRNLTSXRSNNDPSPGTYTLSMDLERIPQINLWSGSTKRWRSGPWIGITYSNIEEQPSFTGFRFGLVSNKDEVYHMYNTTGGKIVARTVLDRSGMVKLFAWVESAGMWNNFLYYPKSQCEEYSTCGPYSVCDINVFPICSCLHGFKRKSPQEWPLRDASSACERLTALDCKNRTDGFMTITIAALPETSNAILYSNISQDECRGRCLKNCSCTAYATANISGAGIGCVIWVTELIDMRLSSHATQDVFVRLAAVDLASIPSKYSKKRQAIAMVLITIFSVVALIISLICFYSWRKKRMMHRDFVAYHQLQKDIRGDDELELAQLQWSTLMVATDNFAETNILGQGGFGLVYKGKLAEGRDIAVKRLSGDSAQGIDEFKNEVTFISRLQHRNLVRLLGYCIQGDEKILVYEYMPNGSLDAFLFDKEKRVLLDWQTRYHIIVGIARGLLYLHQDSRLRIIHRDLKASNILLDNDMNPKISDFGLARNFGEHEMMTKTKKVVGTYGYMAPEYALDGVFSVKSDVFSFGVLILEIISGQRNRVFLSKPHLYLLGKAWSLWNDKKAFDLLDPLIGNSCSVPQVMRCVNIGLLCVQEKPEDRPIMSSVVIMLGNDDAPLLEPKAPGFKAIFSTKLDLASNQTELHTFNIVTLTEPQTGR; via the exons ATGCTAATTTTCAAAGTAATGGCACCTTTAGTTGCTGGGGTTGTCTTCCTCTCAGTTACCTTCCGTTACTCCATCGCAGCCGACACTTTGAACCCTAATCAGCCTCTCCGCGATGGCCAAACCTTAGTCTCAGCCAAAGAAACCTTTGCCTTAGGCTTCTTCAGCCCTGGCGAATCAAAGCATAGATACGTCGGGATATGGTACAACAAGCTACCAGGAGGCCAAACAACAACAGTAGTATGGGTTGCCAACCGCAGTAGTCCATTATCAGGCACCAACGGAAGCTTGGAACTGAATGGTAATGGCACTATGACCATCAACTCCATGGTTTTCTTGCCTATGTCCTCAGTGACCCTTGACAATCCGGTGGCACAGCTCCTCGATGATGGCAACTTTGTCATCAGAGAAGCCAACAGCAGCGAGTTCGCTTGGCAAAGCTTTGACTACCCGACTGACACCCTTCTCTCCGGCATGAAGCTTGGCTGGGACTTGAGAACTGGTCTTAACCGCAATCTGACCTCTTGGAGGAGCAAAGACGATGCATCTCCAGGGAGCTACGTTTTATCCATTGACCTCGAAGGGATTCCTCAAATCAATGTATGGTCTGGTTCAACTAAAAAGTGGCGCTCTGGGCCATGGACTGGTGGTGTCAAGTTCAGCAACCTAGAAGAAATGCCGCTCCCCTACAGCCTCCGTTTTGGTTTTGTTGACAACAAGGACGAGGTTTACTACATGTTTAACACAACGGGGACAAAGCTTGTGTGTCGGGTGCTATTGGACCCGTCCGGCATGACGAAACATTTTGTGTGGATTGAGAGCACTGGCATGTGGAATATTAATCTGTTCATGAACTACCCCGTGAACCAGTGCCAGGAGTACTCAAGATGTGGGCCTTACGGCATGTGCGCCATCGATGTCTGGCCCATATGCAGGTGCTTGCAAGGGTTCAAGCCAAAGTCGCCACAGGAGTGGCCTACCATGGATGCCTCATTCAGTTGTGAGCGTCTTACAGCGCTGAACTGCAAGAACAGATCTGATGGGTTCATGACTGTCACCCTTGCCTCGCTGCCAGAAACATCAAACGCCATCCTATACCCAAACATCAGCTTGAATGAATGCAGAGGTAGGTGTTTGAAGAATTGCTTGTGCACAGGCTATGCCACAGCCAACATCAGTGGTGCAGGACACGGGTGCATTATTTGGGTGACGGAGCTCATCGACCTGAGAATGTCCTCTCATCCTACACAGGATATCTTTGTCCGGCTTGCGGCAGCTGATCTAG CCCCAATCTCAAACAAGTCTAGTGAGAAGTATCAATCCAAATCAGTGGTTTTGATCATAGTTTTCTCAATGGTGGCATTGATAATTCCATTAATATACTTCTGTTCAtggggaaagaagaagatgatacaCAAAG ACATTAGAGGAAATGGTGAATTTGAACTAGTACAACTTCAATGGAGTACTCTAATGGAGGCTACACACAACTTTGCTAAGACAAACATTCTCGGAGAAGGTGGGTTTGGCCTTGTCTATAAG GGGAAGCTGGCAGACGGACGTGAAATAGCGATTAAGAGACTCTCATGGAATTCAACACAAGGCATTAATGAGTTTGAAAATGAACTTACTTTTATTGCAAAGCTTCAACACCGTAATCTTGTCCGCCTTTTAGGATATTGCATTAAAGGAGATGAAAAGATTCTTGTCTACGAGTACATGCCCAATGGAAGCTTGGATGCATTTCTATTTG ACAGTGAAAAAAAAGATCATTTGGAATGGCAAACACGCTTCCACATCATCGAAGGCATTGCTCGAGGTCTTTTATATCTTCATCAAGACTCAAGATTAAGAATCATTCATAGGGATCTCAAAGCAAGTAACATCCTTCTAGACATTGAAATGAATCCTAAAATCTCAGACTTTGGTTTAGCCAGAAATTTTGGAGATCGTGAAACAATGATCAAGACAAGAAAAGTAGTTGGAACATA TGGATATATGGCCCCGGAGTATGCATTGGATGGAGTTTTTTCAATGAAGTCAGATGTGTTTAGCTTTGGGGTATTAATCTTGGAAATCATAAGTGGCCAAAGAAATAGGGTTTTCCTCTCAAGTCCACACCTTTACCTTCTTGGGAAA GCTTGGAGATTATGGAATGACGGGAAGGGTTTGGATTTATTAGATCCATTAATCGGAAACTCATTTTCAATGACTCAAGTTATGAGATGTATAAATATAGGTCTCTTGTGTGTTCAAGAAAAGCCGGAAGATAGACCAATCATGTCATCAGTAGTTATCATGCTAGGCAACGATGATGCCCCATTACTAGAGCCTAAAGAACCAGGGTTTAAAGCTATTTTTTCCCCTAAACATGATGCAGCTTTAAATCAGAATGAGTTGCATACTTTTAATGATATCACACTCACAGAGCAAATAGGTAGAta CCAACggcctttgggtcaattggcATGGGGTCCTTTACGTAAG TTAATACCAATCCATTTGTTGGTCAAGTTGAATATGAGCATGATGAGAAGGTCCATAATAATGGCACAGTTACTTTCCCAGCTTGTCTTCCTCTTAGCTATCTTCCATTATTCCATTGCAACAGACACCTTGAACCCTAATCAGTCCCTCCACGATAGCCAAATCTTAGTCTCAGCCAAAGAAACCTTTTCCTTAGGCTTCTTCAGTCCTGGCGGATCAAAGAACCGATACGTTGGAATATGGTACAACAAGCTCCCACGAAGCCAAACAACAATCGTTTGGGTTGCCAACCGCCAGAGTCCCTTGTCAGACACCAATGGAAGCTTAGAACTAAATGGCAATGGAACTCTCACCATCAACTCCATGATCTTCCTACCCATGCCCACAGTGACCCTTACCAATCCAGTGGCACAGCTCTTAGATGACGCCAACTTTGTTATCAGAGAAGCCAACAGCAGTGAGTTCGCTTGGCAGAGCTTTGACTACCCGACTGACACCCTTCTCTCTGGCATGAAGCTTGGATGGGACTTGACAACTGGTCTTAACCGCAATCTCACTTCCTAGCGGAGCAACAACGATCCATCTCCAGGGACCTACACCTTATCCATGGACCTTGAAAGGATTCCTCAAATCAATTTATGGTCAGGTTCAACTAAAAGGTGGCGTTCTGGGCCATGGATTGGCATCACGTATAGCAACATAGAAGAGCAGCCGAGCTTCACTGGCTTCCGTTTCGGTTTGGTTAGCAACAAGGACGAGGTGTACCACATGTACAACACAACAGGCGGAAAGATTGTGGCTCGGACAGTATTGGACCGGTCAGGCATGGTGAAACTGTTTGCATGGGTTGAGAGCGCTGGCATGTGGAATAACTTCTTGTACTACCCCAAGAGCCAATGTGAGGAATACTCAACTTGTGGGCCTTACAGCGTGTGTGACATCAATGTCTTTCCCATATGCAGTTGCTTGCATGGGTTCAAGCGAAAGTCACCGCAGGAGTGGCCTCTCAGGGATGCATCATCAGCTTGTGAGCGCCTCACAGCCTTGGACTGCAAGAATAGGACTGATGGCTTCATGACTATCACCATTGCAGCGCTGCCGGAAACGTCAAACGCCATCCTATACTCAAACATCAGCCAGGATGAATGCAGAGGTAGGTGTTTGAAGAATTGCTCGTGCACTGCCTATGCCACAGCCAACATCAGTGGTGCAGGAATTGGGTGCGTTATTTGGGTCACTGAGCTCATTGACATGCGATTGTCCTCTCATGCTACACAGGATGTCTTTGTCCGGCTTGCCGCTGTTGATTTAG CCTCAATTCCAAGCAAGTATAGCAAGAAACGTCAAGCTATAGCTATGGTGTTGATCACTATTTTCTCAGTGGTGGCACTTATAATTTCACTGATATGTTTCTATTCATGGAGAAAGAAGAGGATGATGCACAGAG ATTTTGTTGCATATCATCAACTTCAGAAAGACATAAGAGGTGATGATGAATTAGAACTAGCACAACTTCAATGGAGTACTTTAATGGTAGCTACGGACAACTTCGCTGAAACAAATATTCTTGGACAAGGTGGTTTTGGTCTTGtttacaag GGGAAGCTAGCTGAGGGACGTGATATAGCGGTGAAGAGACTCTCTGGGGATTCAGCACAAGGCATTGATGAGTTTAAGAATGAAGTTACTTTCATTTCAAGGCTTCAACACCGCAACCTTGTGCGGCTTTTAGGATATTGCATTCAAGGAGATGAAAAGATTCTTGTTTATGAGTATATGCCCAATGGAAGCTTGGATGCATTTCTATTtg acaaagaaaaaagagtGCTTTTGGACTGGCAAACACGCTACCATATCATTGTAGGCATTGCCCGAGGCCTTTTATATCTTCATCAAGACTCAAGATTGAGGATTATACATAGGGATCTTAAGGCTAGCAACATCCTTCTTGACAATGATATGAACCCCAAAATCTCAGACTTTGGGCTTGCTAGAAATTTTGGAGAACATGAAATGATGaccaaaacaaagaaagtcGTTGGCACATA TGGATATATGGCCCCAGAGTATGCATTGGATGGGGTTTTCTCAGTGAAATCAGATGTATTTAGCTTTGGGGTATTAATTTTGGAAATCATAAGCGGCCAAAGAAATAGGGTCTTTCTCTCAAAGCCCCACCTTTATCTTCTTGGGAAA GCTTGGAGCTTATGGAACGACAAAAAAGCTTTTGATTTACTGGATCCATTAATTGGCAACTCATGTTCAGTACCTCAAGTCATGAGATGTGTAAATATAGGTCTCTTGTGTGTTCAAGAAAAGCCGGAGGACAGACCAATCATG